Genomic DNA from Bacteroides zhangwenhongii:
ATGTACTTATCCAGACTGATACCCAACAGAGAATCTACCAGAACGATAGACTCGTTGAACGCCGAGATTTGCGAGTAGACAAGCGGAACCTCCGTATTGGGAACCTCCTTCTTCAACTTCCGGAACCCCTTAGTAAGCCCCTCCTCTACTGCATCCAAATTGGGAAACTGAGTTTCCACATCATTCATCAGACGAACCAGCGTCGTATCTGAATAGAATTTTTGCAGGCGTTGCGAAATCGTATCATCTTTCACCGTGCCGATAGCCAGCACATCCTCAATCAGTATCTTTGTCGGCATACGGTAATCCATCGTCAACTTCTGCATAGCAGAAAAGCTGTTGGAGCGAACATATTCGCTCAACAGCTTATCATATCTCAGAACAGAAATCTCTCCTTCTTTCTGCTCCGTACCTTTTCCTGTGCTTATCCCACAGGAGGCGAGAAGCATACTTATTATAATAAGAAGAGAAATCCGTAATTTCATAATTTATTATCCGTAAATGATATTACCATTTTCGTCCTTGTACTCATCGAGCCCCTTCTCGTATGTAGCCATAGCACGGAGACTCATACCTACGCTGGAGAATCCACCGTCATGGAACAAGTTCTGCATAGTCACCTTACGGGTAAGATCGGAGAACATCACGATACAATAATCGGCACATTCGTCAGCAGTCGCATTTCCCAGCGGAGACATACGGTTGGCAAAGTCGAACAGCTTATCCATACCCTTCACTCCCGAACCTGCAGTAGTGAATGTAGGCGACTGAGAGATCGTATTCACACGCACACTATGTTCGCGTCCGTAGATATAACCGAAACTGCGGGCGATAGATTCCAACAGCGCTTTTGCATCCGCCATATCGTTGTAGCCGTAGAAAGTACGCTGTGCAGCAACATAACTCAATGCAACGATTGAGCCGTAATCGGCAATAGCGTTCAGTTTCTTGGCCGACTGAATCATTTTGTGGAATGAAACGGCCGAAATATCCAATGTCTTATCCAACATTCCATAGTCAAGGTCATCGTAAGTACGTTTCTTGCGTACGTTGGGAGACATACCGATAGAGTGGAGCACAAAATCTATTTGTCCGCCCAGTATATCCATCGAGGTCTTGAATACATTCGACAAATCCTCCACACTGGTCGCATCTGCCGGAACGATCTGGCAATTCAGTTTTTCCGCCAAAGCATTGACTTCTCCCATACGGATAGCCATCGGAGTATTTGATAATGTAATAGTTGCACCTTCTTCTACAGCACGTTCAGCCACTTTCCAAGCAATAGACTGATCATTCAGCGCGCCGAAGATAATACCTCTTTTTCCTTTCAACAAGTTGTAACTCATATCTTTTAATAGTTAAATTTTGTGCAAAGATAGGATATTTCTGCATAAAAACACGAGAAGTGTGCAAATAATAGACACAAATGACAAAAAATACACGTATTCTATCAATTAGTCCACATTCCCTTGAACTTTCACTCCTATCTTTGCAATCGTTAATTACGAGTTCTTGCAGTGCTCGACAGAATGCCAAGAAAAACAATAAAATGTATAACCCTATAGAAAATTAGATTACTAAATGAACACATTGACAAAAAAATTCCTCTGGATGGCTATATGTTGTTTGCCGTTTATTTCAGGATGCAAACAAAGTGAGTGTGCCGTAGAAGAGAACTTGATAAGTGATGCTCTTTACCGGAATTTACCTTTCGAAATGCCTAAAGTACAACAACCGGCTTTTCCTGCTTATGAAGTGAACATTGAAAAATTCGGAGCCAAAGGAGACGGTTTGTTCCTAAACACGAAAGCGATCAACGATGCTATCAAAGACGTAAACCAACATGGAGGGGGAAAAGTGATTATCCCGGAAGGTATCTGGCTGACAGGACCTATCGAACTGCTAAGTAACGTCAATCTTTATACGGAAAGAAACGCGCTGGTACTCTTCACCGGTGACTTTGAAGCATACCCCATTATCGCCACTTCTTTTGAAGGGTTGGAAACCCGCCGTTGCCAATCTCCTATCTCAGCCCGCAATGCGGAAAATATCGCTATCACAGGATACGGTACATTCGACGGAAACGGTGACTGCTGGCGGCCGGTCAAGAAAGGAAAGCTGACCGCACCACAGTGGAAAAAGCTGGTCAATTCAGGCGGTGTACTCGACGAGAAACAGGAAATATGGTATCCTACACCCGGTTCACTGAAAGGAGCAATGGCTTGCAAAGATTTCAATGTGCCCGAAGGTATCAATACGGATGAGGAGTGGAATGAAATCCGCCCTTGGTTACGTCCTGTACTATTAAGCATTATCAAAAGCAAAAAAATACTGCTCGAAGGAGTCACCTTCAAGAATTCACCGAGCTGGTGTCTGCATCCGCTGTCTTGCGAAGACTTTACAGTGAACAACATCATGGTCATCAATCCCTGGTATTCACAGAATGGTGATGCAATCGACTTGGAATCTTGTAAGAATGCACTGATTATCAACAGTGTGTTTGATGCGGGAGATGACGCAATCTGTATCAAGTCCGGCAAGGATGAAGACGGTCGCCGTCGCGGAGAACCTTGTCAGAATGTGATTGTGAAAAACAACACTGTATTGCACGGACACGGCGGATTCGTGGTAGGTAGCGAAATGTCCGGTGGCGTGAAGAATATCTATGTGGAAGATTGTACTTTTATGGGAACTGACGTAGGTCTGCGCTTCAAAAGTACACGTGGACGTGGCGGTGTGGTAGAAAACATCTACATTAACAACATCAACATGATCAATATACCGAACGAACCGCTGCTCTTCGACCTGTTTTACGGTGGAAAGGGAGCTGGTGAGGAATCGGAAGAAGACCTGTTGAACCGCATGAAAACCGCTATTCCGCCGGTTACAGAAGAAACTCCCGCATTCCGCAACATCCACATTTCAAATATTGTGTGCAGAGGTTCGGGAAGGGCTATGTTCTTCAACGGATTACCTGAAATGCCGATCAGCAATGTCACTGTTAAGGATGTCGTGATAACAGAAGCAACGGACGGAATCGTCATCAACCAGGTAGACGGGGTGACTTTGGAAAATGTATATGTAGAATCTTCCAAAGGCAACAATATATTAAACGTTAAGAACGCCAAGAATCTGACGATAGACGGAAAGGTTTATGAGGAATCGGCGAAAGAGAAGAAGTTCACCACAGAGGACGCAGAGGACACAGAGGTACAAATCTGAATAAATGGATTTTATATTATTAAACCGAATCCTCTGTGACCTCTGTGTCCTCTGTGGTGCAAAAAAAGAAAACCACAATATCATTATATAGAGTAAAAGCTCAAATAGCAGACTATTTTATCTTCCAAAGATAGACAGTCTGCTATTTTTTCAACTACTTTTGCAGAGAGAAATACGACGTATAACTCCTACCTATCGCATAGAAACACCATCATCAAAGAGGAAAAAATAAGCAAAAACGAGTATTATTCGTTCAAACCACTTATCAAACTTTCTATTCTACATTGTTTTGTTTATTTTTGCTATAAACATAAAAACAGCTACTATGAAACGGCTCCACACTTTATTTCTTTTTCTAACAATGGCTAACATTATAATGGCTCAGCCTATTTGCCAGGTTAAACATTTTTCGGTAAGCGACGGTCTTGCTCAAGGAGTGGTTATGAGCATATTGCAAGATCAGAAAGGGCTTGTTTGGTTTAGTACATGGAACGGGCTTAACAAATTTGACGGATACACGTTTAAGACCTATAAAACTTCCCAAGAGAGCAATTATGCGTTCGGAAGTAATCGCATGGGGACTATTTCAGAAAGTAAATACGGAGATATATGGTGCCCCACCTACGATGGACAAGCCTGTCTTTTCGATGTGGAAACCGAGAAGTTCATTGATGTACTCCAACCTATTGAACTTGCCACAAAACAAACTAATTATGTTACACGTATTTATTCATTAAAGAAGGGAATTGCCTGGATTCTTTGTGAAAACGGATATGCATTCAGAGTAGACGAACAACTATGTAAAAAAGGAGAAGGCATTACACTTTATTCAGCTTCCAACCACAACCTGAAAGGAAATCAAATATTTAATATTTATCAAGACTCTGAAGAAGATGAATGGATATTGACAGACAAAGGTGTTTCCATCATTGGAAAGAAAACACTGGATACTGACTTTCCTTTCCAGTTTATCACTCAAATAAAAAAAGCCATCTATCTGATTGCAGAGAACGACAAGTTAGCCAGATATGACTTCCACACTAAAAAACTGAAATTCGTAGATATTCCCTATCCGCATCATAAAATAAACAATGTCACTACCATAGGAAAAGATATGCTGGCATTGGGAACGGATAATGGGCTGATTTTGTATTCTATCCCAAAGAACAGTTTTCAGCAAATAGACATCCGTACAGCTACCCAAACTTCCAACGATGTAGAATCTGTCTATCAAGACCACTTGGGAGATATCTGGATTTTTTCAAAAGATCCGGGCATTGTACATCTTAACCTCGTGAGCAATGAAAAAGAGCATCTGTTCACTCCCAAAGATGAGATTATCAAGCATGGGCGTAAAAGTCGCAAACTTATCTTTGAAGACAATGTGAAAAACCTATGGTTACTTCCTACAGAAGGAAACTTTTGCTACTATGACCGGAAAGAAAAGACTCTCAAACCGCTTCTTACGGATATCAACAACCCAAAATCCATTTTCAGTCCGTTAGTCAGGTCTTATACATTGGATAATCAGGGAAACTGTTGGTTTGCAACAGCACGTGGCGTAGAGAAACTATGCTTCTTTCCACAAAGCTATCAATTTAACCTGACTGACTACGAGGCGGAAACACGTGCATTCCTGCAGGACAGCGACAAACGTTTATGGGCAGCTTCCAAATCTAATTATATCCAAATATTTGCACCGGATGGCAGTTTGGTGGGATACCTATCCAAACAAGGAAATATCACCAAAGAAAAACAAGGATTCTTCAATGGAGTATATACCATTCTGGAAGATAAAGATGGAAATATCTGGTTGGGGACAAAAGATATCGGCCTCTTCCAACTTAAAAAGACAGGAGCGAATCACTACTCCATTCAACACTTTGAACACCATCCAAATGACCCGTATAGTTTAAGCAGTAATAGTATCTATACAATCTTTCGGGACAGTCGTAATCATATCTGGGTAGGATGTTATGGAGGCGGATTAAATTTGCTGACACAGGATAAAGATGGGAAAACATCATTTATTCATAGCAATAATGAATTAAGAAACTATCCCATAGCTCACGGAATGAAAGTGCGTAATATTGCAGAAGCTCCGGGAGGAGTTATTTTAGTAGGAACAACTAACGGATTACTTACATTCTCAAACAACTTCGAACGCCTGGAAGAGATTAAATTCTACCGGAATATCCGCAGACCGGGAGACAAAAAAAGTCTCAGTGCTAACGATATCATGCATATCTATACGGACAAGAATAAAACCACTTATGTTGTCAGCTTTACCGGAGGCGTAAACAAAGTGCTATCTTCCAATCTACTTAGTGAGAATATCCAGTTCAAGAACTATGACAAAAATAATGGTCTGGCTTCCGATCTTGTGTTATCAATGATTGAAGATGCACAGAATCGGCTATGGGTAGTTTCGGAGATTGCACTCTCTAAACTCGATCCTGCCAAAGAAACATTTGAAAACTATGAATTAAGTTCCATCTATCAGGAATTCAATTTTTCCGAAGCTCTGCCTATCATCAATGCCCGCAACCAAATTGTGTTAGGAACCGATAAAGGCTTTCTGGAAGTTTCTCCGGAAAAGATGCGGAAAAGTAGCTATGTTCCTTCTATCGTGTTTACAGGACTCAAGATTCAAGGACATCCGGCCGATCATTCCATTGACAATCTCACAAAATTGAAACTAGAGCCATCGCAAAGGAATGTAACCTTCCAGTTTGCCGCACTTGATTATGTCAATCCAAAAGGGATTTTATATGCCTATCGCCTGAAAGGACTAGAAGAAGAATGGAATGAAGCAGATAATAACCGTTCCGCTAGCTACATCAACTTACCTGCAGGCAAATATCAGTTGCAGATAAAGTCAACAAACAGTGACGGGGTTTGGGTGGACAATGTACGGACTCTATCTATACATGTACTCCCCACCTTTTGGGAAACCTACTGGGCATGGCTGCTCTATTTTATTCTATTCATACTCTTCACGGCAAGTATCGTATATGTATTATTTTACATCTACCGGTTACGCCATAGAGTGGATATGGAACAACAATTAGCTAATATAAAACTGCGATTCTTTACTGACATATCTCATGAGTTACGTACTCCGCTGACTCTAATCAGTAGCCCTGTGACAGAGGTATTAGAGAATGAGCCTCTTTCCCCTTCTGCCCGTGAGCACTTGACTTTAGTACATCAGAATACAGAGCGTATGCTCCGGCTGATGAATCAGATTCTGGATTTCCGTAAGATTCAGAATCAGAAAATGAAACTATTGATTGAAAAGATTGATTTGATCCCACTTTTACAAAAGGTGATGAGTAGTTTCAAACTGATAGCCGAAGAAAAGAACATAAACTATCAGCTGACTTCTACAATCCAGTCGGTATACAGCTGGGTAGACAGAGACAAATTTGAAAAGATATTCTTCAACCTGCTTTCCAATGCATTCAAATATACACCTGCCGACAAATCGATCACAGTCAACATCACAACGAAAGAGAATACGGTAGAGATAGAAGTAGCAGACGAAGGAATCGGAATTGCAGTAGAAAAGCAGCATTCCTTATTCCAACGTTTCGAGTCATTGGTAAAACAGAATATTCTGCAACCATCTTCCGGCATAGGATTATCTTTGGTGAAAGAAATGGTGGAAATGCATCATGGTACTATCACAGTAAACAGCCAACCCGGAGCGGGCAGCCGTTTCACAGTTAGCTTACCTTTGCAACGGAACGTTTTCGAAGAAGATGTACAGGTCGAATTCATTCTGAACGACAGCCAGACTTCAACACCCCATCCCGTCGATAGTATGAAAGCCCCGGAAGAGGTAGAGGAAAAAGAATACATCGAAAGTCATTCGGAAAGTTTCTCCATATTGGTGGTAGAAGATAATGACGAATTAAAGGCTTTCCTGAAAAACATTCTATCTGAGAACTATACGGTAATCACAGCTTCCAATGGTGAAGAGGGATTGCAACATGCCGTTGACGATCTGCCCGATCTTATTATCAGCGATGTCATGATGCCGGTGATGGATGGTCTGGAGATGATCAGACAAATCAAAGAGAACAACAATATTTGCCATATCCCTATCATCGTATTATCAGCCAAAGCCTCTCTGGACGACCGCATCGCCGGATTGGAACAAGGCATTGACGATTATATCACCAAACCTTTCAGTGCTACTTATCTAAAGACCCGTGTAGCCTCCTTGTTACGACAACGCAAAGCATTACAGGAGCTCTATATGAATAGACTGATGGAAGGAAAGAATACCTCTTCTCCCGATCCTCTGACTCCTTCACAACCACAGATTACCCCATACGACGAACAGTTTATGGAGAAAGTTATGGCATATATGGAAGAACAAATGGACAATGCCGAACTGACTATTGATGAGTTTGCAGAACAGCTAATGCTTAGTCGTACGATCTTCTACCGGAAATTAAAATCAATCGTCGGACTGACACCAGTTGACTTTATACGGGAAATACGCATCAAACGTGCCGTACAACTGATCGACAGTAATGAATATAATTTCTCCCAAGTAGCATACATGACCGGATTCAACGATCCGAAGTATTTCAGTAAATGTTTCAAGAAAGTGATAGGAATTACGCCATCGGAATATAAAGAGAGGAAAAGATAAAGAAATCCTCCTTTTCTACCGGATATTCCCCACAAAAAGATTGAAAAGCGCGTACTATTGCAGTCTCAAATCTAAAAACCAAAAAAACTAGAAAATGAAAAAGCAATGGATCATTGCCTGTCTTATCGGAATTCAAGGGGTAAATGTACAGGCACAACAACCCAGCAAGTATCCCTATCAGGACACGAAGCTGACTGTGGAACAACGGGCGGATGATTTACTTCAACGCCTCACATTAGAAGAAAAAGTGGCGTTGATGCAAAACAACTCACCGGCTATTCCCCGGCTTGGCATTAAGCCGTATGAATGGTGGAACGAAGCTCTTCATGGCGTTGCCCGCGCCGGACTGGCTACTGTCTTTCCGCAAGCCATAGGTATGGCCGCTTCTTTCAACGACGAACTATTATACGAAGTCTTTGATGCCGTATCCGACGAAGCACGCGCCAAGAACCGCCAATTCAATGAAAAAGGACAATATAAACGTTATCAGGGACTGACCATGTGGACTCCCAACGTCAATATTTTCCGCGACCCCCGCTGGGGACGTGGACAGGAAACATACGGCGAAGATCCTTATTTAAGCGGACGTATGGGAATGGCGGCAGTCAGAGGTCTGCAAGGACCGGAAGATGCCGAATATGACAAACTTCATGCCTGCGCCAAACACTTTGCCGTACACTCGGGTCCCGAATGGAACCGTCACAGCTTCAACGCAGAGAACATTGCCCCCAGAGACTTATGGGAAACCTACCTTCCTGCTTTCAAGGAACTGGTACAAAAAGCAGGAGTTAAAGAAGTGATGTGCGCTTACAACCGTTTCGAAGGCGATCCCTGCTGCGGTAGCAACCGCCTGTTAACCCAGATTCTCCGCAATGACTGGGGATTCAAAGGAATCGTAGTCACCGACTGCGGAGCAATCGGAGACTTCTTCCAACGCAAGAAACATGGAACACATCCCGATGCAGCCCATGCCTCTGCCGACGCTGTTTTAAGCGGAACAGATCTCGAATGTGGCGGTAACTTCAAAAGCATCACCGATGCTGTGAAAAAAGGCCTGATTTCGGAAGAGAAAATCAATGCATCAGTCAAAAGACTACTGAAAG
This window encodes:
- a CDS encoding hybrid sensor histidine kinase/response regulator transcription factor; its protein translation is MKRLHTLFLFLTMANIIMAQPICQVKHFSVSDGLAQGVVMSILQDQKGLVWFSTWNGLNKFDGYTFKTYKTSQESNYAFGSNRMGTISESKYGDIWCPTYDGQACLFDVETEKFIDVLQPIELATKQTNYVTRIYSLKKGIAWILCENGYAFRVDEQLCKKGEGITLYSASNHNLKGNQIFNIYQDSEEDEWILTDKGVSIIGKKTLDTDFPFQFITQIKKAIYLIAENDKLARYDFHTKKLKFVDIPYPHHKINNVTTIGKDMLALGTDNGLILYSIPKNSFQQIDIRTATQTSNDVESVYQDHLGDIWIFSKDPGIVHLNLVSNEKEHLFTPKDEIIKHGRKSRKLIFEDNVKNLWLLPTEGNFCYYDRKEKTLKPLLTDINNPKSIFSPLVRSYTLDNQGNCWFATARGVEKLCFFPQSYQFNLTDYEAETRAFLQDSDKRLWAASKSNYIQIFAPDGSLVGYLSKQGNITKEKQGFFNGVYTILEDKDGNIWLGTKDIGLFQLKKTGANHYSIQHFEHHPNDPYSLSSNSIYTIFRDSRNHIWVGCYGGGLNLLTQDKDGKTSFIHSNNELRNYPIAHGMKVRNIAEAPGGVILVGTTNGLLTFSNNFERLEEIKFYRNIRRPGDKKSLSANDIMHIYTDKNKTTYVVSFTGGVNKVLSSNLLSENIQFKNYDKNNGLASDLVLSMIEDAQNRLWVVSEIALSKLDPAKETFENYELSSIYQEFNFSEALPIINARNQIVLGTDKGFLEVSPEKMRKSSYVPSIVFTGLKIQGHPADHSIDNLTKLKLEPSQRNVTFQFAALDYVNPKGILYAYRLKGLEEEWNEADNNRSASYINLPAGKYQLQIKSTNSDGVWVDNVRTLSIHVLPTFWETYWAWLLYFILFILFTASIVYVLFYIYRLRHRVDMEQQLANIKLRFFTDISHELRTPLTLISSPVTEVLENEPLSPSAREHLTLVHQNTERMLRLMNQILDFRKIQNQKMKLLIEKIDLIPLLQKVMSSFKLIAEEKNINYQLTSTIQSVYSWVDRDKFEKIFFNLLSNAFKYTPADKSITVNITTKENTVEIEVADEGIGIAVEKQHSLFQRFESLVKQNILQPSSGIGLSLVKEMVEMHHGTITVNSQPGAGSRFTVSLPLQRNVFEEDVQVEFILNDSQTSTPHPVDSMKAPEEVEEKEYIESHSESFSILVVEDNDELKAFLKNILSENYTVITASNGEEGLQHAVDDLPDLIISDVMMPVMDGLEMIRQIKENNNICHIPIIVLSAKASLDDRIAGLEQGIDDYITKPFSATYLKTRVASLLRQRKALQELYMNRLMEGKNTSSPDPLTPSQPQITPYDEQFMEKVMAYMEEQMDNAELTIDEFAEQLMLSRTIFYRKLKSIVGLTPVDFIREIRIKRAVQLIDSNEYNFSQVAYMTGFNDPKYFSKCFKKVIGITPSEYKERKR
- a CDS encoding glycoside hydrolase family 28 protein, with product MNTLTKKFLWMAICCLPFISGCKQSECAVEENLISDALYRNLPFEMPKVQQPAFPAYEVNIEKFGAKGDGLFLNTKAINDAIKDVNQHGGGKVIIPEGIWLTGPIELLSNVNLYTERNALVLFTGDFEAYPIIATSFEGLETRRCQSPISARNAENIAITGYGTFDGNGDCWRPVKKGKLTAPQWKKLVNSGGVLDEKQEIWYPTPGSLKGAMACKDFNVPEGINTDEEWNEIRPWLRPVLLSIIKSKKILLEGVTFKNSPSWCLHPLSCEDFTVNNIMVINPWYSQNGDAIDLESCKNALIINSVFDAGDDAICIKSGKDEDGRRRGEPCQNVIVKNNTVLHGHGGFVVGSEMSGGVKNIYVEDCTFMGTDVGLRFKSTRGRGGVVENIYINNINMINIPNEPLLFDLFYGGKGAGEESEEDLLNRMKTAIPPVTEETPAFRNIHISNIVCRGSGRAMFFNGLPEMPISNVTVKDVVITEATDGIVINQVDGVTLENVYVESSKGNNILNVKNAKNLTIDGKVYEESAKEKKFTTEDAEDTEVQI
- a CDS encoding enoyl-ACP reductase FabI — encoded protein: MSYNLLKGKRGIIFGALNDQSIAWKVAERAVEEGATITLSNTPMAIRMGEVNALAEKLNCQIVPADATSVEDLSNVFKTSMDILGGQIDFVLHSIGMSPNVRKKRTYDDLDYGMLDKTLDISAVSFHKMIQSAKKLNAIADYGSIVALSYVAAQRTFYGYNDMADAKALLESIARSFGYIYGREHSVRVNTISQSPTFTTAGSGVKGMDKLFDFANRMSPLGNATADECADYCIVMFSDLTRKVTMQNLFHDGGFSSVGMSLRAMATYEKGLDEYKDENGNIIYG